Proteins encoded in a region of the bacterium genome:
- the rlmB gene encoding 23S rRNA (guanosine(2251)-2'-O)-methyltransferase RlmB, with protein sequence MNETELIYGKNAVIEVANFRRIHRVWATKATYKKIRNYLSIDRTSLSIVSKAEINDISGRTDHQGIVASADKYSFVGIDSLFYLSSGIILALDGITDPRNLGAIIRSSVLFGVDGIIIPRKNSSDITPVVCKASAGGTEHIAIARVESLMHTLNLFRERSFQIICADMPSEDSASIASFLPSNKLLVVMGSEDGLRKKVRTYSDIVVSIPQSSDFDSFNVSVAASIILWELTQKKASFKLAL encoded by the coding sequence ATGAATGAAACCGAGCTTATTTATGGAAAAAACGCTGTGATCGAGGTTGCCAATTTCAGGCGTATCCATCGTGTTTGGGCTACAAAAGCCACCTATAAAAAAATTCGCAATTATCTATCGATAGATAGAACCTCTCTATCGATAGTATCAAAGGCAGAAATAAATGATATTTCTGGAAGAACCGACCATCAAGGCATAGTTGCTAGTGCCGACAAATATTCATTTGTCGGTATAGATTCCTTGTTCTATCTTTCCAGTGGTATCATTCTCGCTTTGGATGGAATTACCGATCCTAGAAATTTAGGCGCGATTATTCGCAGCTCTGTGCTTTTTGGTGTAGATGGCATAATTATTCCAAGGAAGAATTCCTCGGATATTACGCCGGTTGTTTGTAAGGCAAGTGCTGGAGGCACCGAGCATATCGCTATAGCGAGGGTTGAATCCCTAATGCATACATTGAATCTTTTTAGAGAGCGCAGCTTTCAAATCATTTGTGCGGATATGCCATCTGAAGATTCGGCTTCGATAGCTTCCTTTCTTCCTTCCAATAAGCTTCTTGTTGTTATGGGATCGGAAGATGGACTGCGAAAGAAGGTAAGAACCTATTCCGATATAGTTGTTTCTATTCCGCAGAGCTCGGATTTCGATAGTTTTAATGTATCTGTGGCGGCATCGATTATACTTTGGGAATTAACACAAAAAAAGGCCAGCTTTAAGCTGGCCTTATAA
- a CDS encoding peptidylprolyl isomerase, whose protein sequence is MAQSAVLRFLRKRMKVIFWFTAIVFIGLVIFGWGADITGRSRRDLDANIAGKVEDYEITYPMYRNAIQSEYEQAYREERPITEAESEIIADRTWYTLVNRYIAEKQFKAKGFGELTPSEIFESLRRNPPEAVKRLPSFQQDGVFSKELFQQYLGNPQVDWLPVEMLVRNKLPYDKLRQIISATSFVSNGEAISEFEYKNTQADVSFISMDPFSIEDVSIDTSSASLEAYYTKNKEKYRRQETAIVNYAKLPVYPSPSDTMEANAFAESLLVRIQDGEDFAYVAEYFSDDPGSKENGGYLGWITRGQMIPEFEEAVFSADSGELVGPVLTQFGYHLIRVENKEGEEDSLRVDVSHILLTIEPSLDTEDSVTTLARNIVIAVGDSDNFAEYAEAHGVDSMGISIPTIENGPVPGIGYLERAKTMLFKSKEGSIESFAVRFNERPTVEGLTVLQLVKRYSAGIPTFAEIHDEIAADIVKETREQAALELLEMAKGLIDAGKDMPTASKEVGAIYNTTGLFSMNMWVESVGNDPIFKGRVFGLGQQGRISKTFLGQDGKAYIVKIEQFIPANPQDFANLAVSIKNELLWGYRQDIYDRWFTDQRDKAEIVDNRFAEEFAMPSEETE, encoded by the coding sequence ATGGCTCAATCGGCAGTTCTGAGATTCCTAAGAAAGAGAATGAAAGTGATATTCTGGTTTACTGCTATCGTTTTCATTGGGCTTGTTATTTTTGGATGGGGCGCAGATATCACAGGAAGGTCTCGCAGAGACCTCGATGCTAACATCGCGGGGAAAGTGGAAGATTATGAAATTACATACCCGATGTATCGTAACGCCATTCAATCCGAATATGAACAAGCATACCGCGAAGAAAGACCAATCACCGAAGCTGAATCGGAAATAATCGCCGATAGGACATGGTACACATTGGTTAATAGGTATATTGCTGAAAAGCAGTTCAAGGCTAAGGGCTTTGGAGAACTCACTCCGTCCGAGATTTTTGAATCGCTTAGAAGAAATCCTCCCGAAGCCGTTAAAAGGCTCCCTTCTTTTCAACAGGATGGGGTTTTTAGCAAGGAGCTTTTTCAACAGTATTTGGGAAATCCTCAAGTCGATTGGCTTCCGGTGGAAATGCTTGTTCGCAATAAATTACCATATGACAAACTTCGCCAAATAATCAGCGCAACCTCGTTTGTCAGCAATGGTGAAGCTATATCCGAATTCGAGTATAAAAACACTCAAGCTGATGTCAGTTTCATCTCTATGGATCCATTCTCAATCGAAGATGTATCCATTGACACAAGTTCTGCATCGCTGGAAGCTTATTATACCAAGAATAAGGAAAAATATCGCAGGCAAGAAACGGCTATAGTAAATTATGCCAAACTACCCGTTTACCCCTCTCCTAGCGATACAATGGAAGCTAACGCTTTTGCAGAAAGCCTACTTGTTCGAATTCAGGATGGCGAAGATTTCGCATATGTTGCGGAATACTTTTCCGATGATCCCGGAAGCAAAGAAAATGGTGGCTATTTAGGATGGATTACTCGAGGCCAGATGATACCCGAATTCGAAGAAGCGGTTTTTTCCGCCGATTCAGGCGAATTAGTTGGTCCGGTTCTCACACAATTCGGCTATCATTTGATCCGTGTCGAAAACAAAGAAGGCGAAGAGGATTCTCTCAGAGTCGACGTGTCTCACATCCTGCTTACAATCGAACCTTCCCTAGATACTGAAGACTCTGTCACTACGCTCGCAAGAAATATTGTGATTGCAGTTGGAGATAGTGACAATTTTGCTGAATACGCCGAGGCTCATGGAGTCGATTCCATGGGCATATCAATACCGACTATAGAAAATGGTCCTGTGCCGGGTATAGGCTATTTAGAACGAGCAAAGACTATGTTGTTCAAGAGCAAAGAGGGTAGCATTGAGAGCTTTGCTGTTCGTTTCAACGAGAGACCAACTGTTGAAGGCTTGACAGTTCTTCAACTGGTTAAAAGATATTCCGCCGGTATTCCAACATTTGCTGAAATTCACGACGAAATCGCAGCCGATATAGTTAAAGAAACTCGTGAACAAGCCGCTCTCGAATTACTTGAAATGGCCAAGGGTTTGATAGATGCTGGCAAAGATATGCCAACCGCCTCCAAAGAAGTCGGAGCTATCTATAATACCACCGGTCTTTTTAGCATGAATATGTGGGTGGAGAGTGTCGGTAACGACCCGATTTTTAAGGGACGAGTGTTTGGTCTAGGTCAACAAGGCCGTATCAGCAAAACCTTCCTTGGCCAGGACGGAAAGGCCTATATCGTTAAAATCGAACAATTCATACCGGCCAATCCACAAGATTTTGCAAATCTTGCTGTATCAATTAAAAATGAACTTCTCTGGGGATACAGACAGGATATTTATGATCGCTGGTTCACAGATCAAAGAGATAAAGCGGAAATTGTCGATAATAGGTTCGCGGAAGAATTCGCTATGCCTTCCGAGGAAACAGAATAA